TAAAGAACCCGTGTCCTTTTTTTTTAGACCAATTTTATTCTACAAATAATAAGTGTTGCACCTTTCATGAGCTATCCGAATAAAACAATAATCCCATAGGAATTACTTacactaagaaaaaaaatcacatttaagGAAAAATGCAACATTCGACCAAATGTTCAATACTATGTTGTTGCCaaaggatggattttttttttctaaaatcccAGTGTGCATTACACCATAATATACAGGATTACAAACAAAATTACAGTACAGATTGATTCCAGTTGAACCAGCGTTACATTTCAAACAGCACTTATTCTGGACTGCATTGTACATGCAATAGCTATTGTTCTAATTACGGATTAAATGGTTTGAATTTGTTTCAAGCTACCGTACTAATCGACTACAATAGGTATATAGCCCGACTTTAACAACCTGATTAGATTTCGGTTCAGATTTATAAGATGAGCATATGACAACCACGGATTGTGTGAACGTGTATAAAATCATGCATTTATAGCGCCTGGAAACATTAACATCTTCAagttatctttaaaaaaaaaaaaaaacaaaaaacaaacaaaccaaaacaaacaaaaaaaaaatccaacaaaccaaaaaccacaggaaTGCCAAGGGGTTCAAAGACTAAAAAGAAACAGTGCAAATTGTATGTGATAGTCAAGCAGCTTTCGATTTAAAAAGGGTGTTGGCATTTGCTTATAATCTTTATATACAAGTTTGTGCAAGTAATGTGTTGAAATGATATGTTTTAATAGAAAATAAGTCTATCGTTCTTATATCTTCTCAAGACCTAGGGGATCTGGTTCTTATTGTACGgggtaaaggaaaaagaaattaaaaaaagaaaaagaatgaaaaaagagACTTGGATAGGAAAGAAATTGCCCGGattgtgcatttttttttcttcttcatctaTTTGAAAAGGAAAGAAGTGCTAAGGCAACATAACTTCTCTAAGCACTTTTCTGCTGGTTTAAATTAGTTAAATCATTTTGTATAAATTAGATATAATTCTACCTTTCCAATATGTATAAAAATTGATGAAGCTGCATGGTTTAAAATAGGAAATTCACGTTATAAAAAGTCATTAAAAATTCTGTACAAAATCACAACAAAATAATTCAGCATGGGAAAGGTAACAAGTAGTAAAACGTTGGTTGAAAAATATAGATTTCATATATATTTTGTAATTGGCCCATCGCTAGTTTAAAAATTGCATAGATCCTAATTATTGCTTGTGATTTTGTTATCCCGATCAGGTAATTGACGCGATCCCAATGCCCCTACCCCAATTTACAGCGTCGCTCCGAGGAGCGGCAGCGCGGACAGCGGGCGAGCgggcccggggcggcggcggggcccgccGGGCCGCCCGCTGTAAACAAGGCGGtggcgggcggcgggcgcggctCCCGGCGCTGCCTGCGGCCCGGGCGGGGGGCTCAGTCGTGGAAGATGGCGTTGAGCTGGGCGCTGAGGACGCGCTCGTGGTGCGGGTGGCCCTCGTAGGGCGCCAGCCCGTCCACCGGGATCTCGCAGCGGGAGGCGGCGGGCGGGAAGATGGCGGCGTGGGCGGGCGCGGCGgccagcgcggcggcggcggcggcggggtaGTGCATGGAGAAGGCGTAGCTCTTGTCGAAGTCGGCGGCCGGCTCGTGCTTGAAGGAGAAGTTGCCGTTCACGCTGAGGGGCGGGCTGAGCGGCCCGTCGAAGGCGGGGCTGGCGCCCTCCGCCAGCCCGCTCTCGAAGAAGGGCTCCAGCGCGGCGCCGTAGGCGTGCGGCGGCTTGAGGTGGAAGAGGTGGGAGCTGTCCATGGTGCCGTAGGGCGGGCTGGGCAGGCCCGGAGACTGGTAGGGGTAGGGATGCGCCGGGAAgggcgcgcccgccgccgccgccgccacgtGCGGAGGCACCTCCTGGCTCTGCTCGGGGAGGAAAGTCCGCGGGTTGAGCTGCAGGCAGCCGGCCACCAGGTTGGTGGTGGGCTGCGACAGGCCCTTGCAGAGGGTCTGCACGAAGGACACCAGGTCCGGGCTCTTGCCCGAGCGGAGGATCTCGGAGAGCGCCCAGATGTAGTTCTTGGCCAGGCGCAGGGTCTCGATCTTGGAGAGCTTCTGCGTCTTGGAGTAGCAGGGCACCACCTTGCGCAGGTTGTCCAGGGCCGCGTTCAGCCCGTGCATGCGGTTGCGCTCCCGGGCGTTGGCCTTCATGCGCCGCAGCTTGAAGCGCTCCATGCGCGCCTTGgtcatcttcttcttcttggggccCCGCCTCTTGGGCTTCTGGTCgtcgtcttcctcctcctcctcttcctcctcctcttcgtccaagtcgtcctcctcgtcctcctcctctccGTTCCGCAGGGAGTCCTCCTCGGCCTCGGCGTGCAGACCCTCCAGGTCCTCCTCCTTCTTGTCCGCCTCGTGCTCCTCGTCCTGGGAGCTGAGGCACTCGTCCGTCCAGCTCGGGGGGCCCTGCGGCTGGGACTCGCCCATCAGCCCGCTCTCGCTGTACGACTTGGTCATGGTGAGCCTCTGCATGGCGGAGGGGACAGAAAAGAGACGtgtcagcaccaggagcagcgaCCGTGGCCACCCGCGGGGAGAAGTTGCCCGCACTTCGCTCCCCGGTCCCGCCGCCCCCTCCCGAGGGAAGCCCTGGATTCCCCACCGTGCCAGAGCAAACTTTTAATTGTCTCCGCGTTTCTGCCTTGTAATTAAATTGACATATGTTCAAATACCATTATGTAACTCGCCGATATTAGCGGGGAATATAAGCAGATTATGCGTGCGGGAGTCAGCCCGGGCGGCACGACGCAAGTGGACCAAGagtgggttgttttgttttgttttgctttagaaAAAATCCTCAAACATTTTTGCCGAATAGGGGAAGGGGGAAGGAGGACACACGCGCACACAGGGCACCTGCAGGGACGGCTGGCGCCTGTGTCGCCTGTCCCCGCCGCTCTCCGCCGTTCCCCCTCGCCGCCTCCTTGCGTGGGGCTTGTCCGCCCCAGCGGGCACCGAGCACCTGCTCCCCGGTGCCGCCTCCGTCCGCAGCACTGTCACCGGGCTGCgcggcccctgccctgcccctgcccctgcggtaACAGGTGCGGGACTGGCCCCGGCTTCCCGTCTCCGTCGTCCCCTCTGTCGCAAACGAGCATCGGTTCCCCGCTTCCCGTGCGGGGCTGGGACCGCTCCCGGTAGCGTCGGGCGCACCGGGAAGGAACAATGCCCCACGGCCGCCGAGGCACAGCCTGCGCCGGGACCGCGGCGATCGCGCTCCGGGAGGAAGGGAAGCCCAAAGTTCGGAGGTGCATCGGTGGAAGCACATTAACATATCTAACATGCGGCTGTACAAACGGATTTAAATGCGTGCATGGACGCACACACACatttacatatatacatatataaatgcacacacacacgtacgTGTGTATGGATGGATACAGGTGTGCCCGCGCACACCAGCAGGAACGACAGCAAGCGACAATAAAACCTGAAGCCGTTCCGGCAGAGGAATATCCCGTCAGCCCCGACGTCGCAGGGTCCTCTCCCACCCCGGCAGAACCCTTTTCCCCGGGGATAACACACGGTTTCCCGTTACCTCCGTCGCTCAGCCTCTCCTGCGCGGTGACGGTCTCATAACCCCGGCGCAGCTGTCCGTGCGAGGGCGCCGCGCGTGTGTGCGTGTGGCGTTTATTTCCCGAGGTTGCCCGGCGCCGGGCTCCCCCCGTTATATAGCGGGACGGAGGATGCGCGCCGGGGGGCCGGCACCGGGACCCGGGCCGCgcgcgcccgccgccccccgcgcgcctgcgccccgccccgcgccccgccccgcccggtggCACGCGCCATATGGCCGCCCACGTCAGGCGCGCGGCGCCCCCCCCACGTGACTCCCCTTATTTGTATGCGGCCTCGCGCCCGCCCGCGGAGCCGCCACGCCCGCGCTGACTCGCGGGCCGCGCCATCTGTCACCAGTGACACCGCCGACACCGCCACCGCCGACACCGCCACCGCCGACACCGACACCGCGCCGCTCCGCaccgctccgcgcccgccgccgcccagccccggcccgcgGAGCCCCATTGTTCCCATTGTTCTGGGGTGCGGCCACCGAGGGTCTCCGCCGGCCCCCCCGTTACATCTCCTCACGCGCGCCTCTGGCCCCTCGAGACTCCCGGTCCCCGTCCTTGTCACAGGCCCCCTCCTCTTTCCCCGGTTTGCGCCGGTGCTGGGGAAAGCGGACGTCCCGGGGCTGTGACactcacgcacacacacacacacacacacacacacacacgcacgcacacCTGCCGCTCTGTCCCAACGCCCGGAGCAAACGCCGGCCCGCTTTTCCCGGGTTTTCGGTGGGAATGCTGCCGGTTAACGGAAAGTTTGGAAGAAAGACGCCGAGTGGGGCGGCTTTAGAGTCTTCAAATGTCTCGGCGGAGTTTGCAAAGGCCGCCAAACCTTAGGGATGCGCTTTGAGGAGGGATGTAACCCCCTCGCATGATAGCTGTGCTACCGGCACGCGTTATCCGGATATTtattcaataaaaataaaattattttcaccTCTTGAGGCTTTAAATGCGGAACAAATCATTCCCCCCTGAGGAGATGGATTTGGACGATAATTTTCCAGGTCGGGTTATTTCTAAAATGTTTCTCTCCTGTTGGTGACCTACATAGCccggggcagcaggaggggactCCGGGGATGTTCGCCTTGTCGGTAATCAAATACAGAGGGCAACCGGCTACTTTTTGTTCCGCCGAATCTGGCCGGTTCTCGGTGGCAAGCGGGGGCCAGCAGCGCGGTGTGCGCCGACAGGTCCGGCGGGCGCGGCTGGAGCGGGGCACCCGCGGGTCCCGGCGGCTGCGGCCCTTCCCTGGGGCACGGAGGGGACGGAAGGGACACACCGATGGATGGCCCCTGCCCTGGCCACCGATGGATGGATGGCCCCTGCCCTGGCGAGCCTTCTCCGGCCACAGAGGCACCCCCGGGCCGGGGTCCGGAGCATGCCCGTTCCCTgggcggctgggccgggccggcagcCCCCGAGAGCGCGACCCCATTAACGGGAGCTGCTGGGGCGGCCGCGCTGCTGGAACGGACAAATTTTGGAGGCAGCGAGGTTCAAACAGGTTTGGAGCGTGCAGGAGAGAGATGGGTCTGGTCCAGCCCTGTCTAGATTACTGGAAAATGTCCCTTTGAGTGACTCTGTCTGGGAAGACACCCGGGAATGTGGGCACTGGGGAAACACTAGACAAGAATATTGGGAGGAGGACACTGACAGAAAACTGCATCTCGGGGAGCGGTGAGAACTTTGGGGTGCTCGTGTGCTTCTGAGTGTGATGAACACAGTCATCTTTCCTGGGAGCAAGATAAAATCAACACGTTGTCGATTGGCAGGTAACTAGAGGGACAAATAAAGAAGCAGGCAGTCGGACAGAGGGGCTTAAGCCCGGCGGGCCCGGCTCGTCCCACCCCAGTGGGTGACTGACGAGGGTACCGGTGGCCGGGCCCGCAGGTGCGGGGCGCTGCTCCGGTGCCGCCCGTCGGGGCCGGGGACGAGCGCAGCGCTGCGGGGGCCCGGGGCTCTCCGCCGTTCCGCCTTCACCTTCCCGCCCTTGCCGGGGCTTCGGCGCTGCTTCTGCTCCCGGTCCCGCAGGCAGCCGGCTCTGCCTCCCCTACTCGGGCCGTCCCTGGCTCAAGGGCTCCAGTTTCCCACCTTCCCcgttcctcctcttcccccagcCGCTTGATTTTATCGCTCCAAGCGTGCCTATTTTTTTCTCCCTGACCTACAGACTCCTCCTTCTCCATCTGGCTTCTAATTCGGcttctgtttatttttcctcccGAATCCTTTGATTCTCTTTTCTCTccctattattttttaattatttaaaaattttttccctttgtcttttcttttccttttccctttatttttttccctttattctctctttttttttttttctttcattttccttttctttttcctttctgccccccatccctccctccctagCTGGCTTCCCgcccccctcccctcctcccgcTGCGCGGCACGCGAACCGCACGCGTCCCAACAAagctccgtccgtccgtccgtcggtCCGTCCGTCCGGCCGCCCCCGCTCCCGCCTCAGCTGCCGCCCCCCGGCGCTGGCAGGAGGCGCTCCCGGGGCCGCCGCTGTCCCAGCCGGGAGCGAGGGGGGCTCGCTGCGGGGGGAGGCAGCGCTGTGGAAACGCCTTACAGTTGTCCGGAGCGCGAAATCCGCTCCCGACGAAATCTCTTGGGTTTGCGGCATTATCTTAATTAAGATAATTGATTCATATTGCACCTGCGAGAGTGCGGGGAAAAGATGCCTCCCCAAATAGCTTGGAGCTATTGGAGAGAGGAAGCCGCGCTTATAATTGAGCGAGTGATTTACTGCCCGGGTAGCCCGGGCTGCTCGGGCTCTCCTTGCGCTGCCAGGCTTCCCGTTCTCCCTCTCCAGAGAGGCACACACGCAAAACAAGGAGGTTATCCTGAATAAAAAACAGAGAAGGGAAAACGTCTCTGCCCGCTGTCCCTGTCGGTCTGTCCCTCCCCAGGGCACGGCACCGCGGGGCCGGAGCCCGTCGGGCTCGGGAAGGGCCGGCTCGGGTCTGCCCGCGGCGCTGCCCCGCTCCCCAGTTCCAAAGGCTGCGGGGACAGGAGGGCACGGGAGGGGAGGGCAGCCCCACCGCCCGGATCACGCCGAGCCGGGGCCAGCCTGCCGCGGGAATCGCCGCGGGAGAACCGCGCCCTGGATGAGCCGCGCCGGTACCGGTTCGGCGCCACCGGCGTGAGACCGCTCCGCGCTTCGTGGCGTCTCTCTAGGACACAGTGTACATCTGGGCTCCAAAACTGGTACGGCTGATTAAGGTGCCTTTTCTGCTCTTTCTCCCCTTAAAACTCAGTGTATTAATTTTATTGAGCCTTTCCCTGCTAGATAAACGCTGTTGTTATTTTAATTCTATAAATGTAAACTTCTATTTAGTTAATGGAAAATACATCACCACCGAGGTTTAATTATCAGCTTTTTAAATTACTCTTTTAGTCAAGTGCACACAATTATGAAATCACAATAGATTTAAAATATAATTCAAATTGATTAAAAACAAACAATTCAGAGAAGTACGTACCATTAAAGCAAATGTCTAAATTGTATTGGTAGGCCGGCTACCTCCTGAGCTACAGTTGAAATAGCGTCAGCACTCCGCTATCGGTGTCAAACCACCTCTGTCATTAGGAAAAAGGATTCTTATCAGAAGGGATTTAGATGCTGTTGTAACTGCAAAACCTAATTATTTTTGATCCAGGCATTTACCCCCAGAGTCCCACCTTGTTTAAATAAagtgttttctttcctcttgaACAAATGCATTTCCATTTGAATTAAATATTGATAATTTGACCTTTTAGTTCCTTTAActaatcaaaaggaaaaaaaaatccaaatgtaGATCCTAGTGCCTTGCCCTAGTGGGTCTTTCCGCTTGAATAGACACTGAGATTAAATGAGTCAAACTTCCTCTTTCATTGCACTCTCTTTGCACTAATTGCTTATGCAAAAATGCAGATTTGTATTAATTAGTAACTCCACTGATTAGTTCGGTGGTATTTTCACGTAATAAATCATGCTGCAGACACGATTTTTGGCACATCCCCAGTAGTGGCTCAGGATGCAATAAGTTTTCCATATTAAATAAAATCTTAGCCTAAATCTACCTTTTCGTTGCAGGTACACTGTGTACCACCTGCTGTACGCACCTGCTACGGGAAATTACCTTCTGTCCCTGGCAAGGCTCTTTCCTTGATAATGCACTCCTCTTCACAGGGTGTAGACTTTAAAATGGGACacgtgaatcacagaatcaaagaagGAGAGAAATCTGATGTTATTTTTAACCCTTTCAAGTGAATAATGTTAATTTTAAAGGGGATGAAAGATACATGTATCTATGTAAGATACCCcaatgtagattttttttccttttctttcctatgCCCGGCCACATTATTCCCTTTTACAGCATCACTCACTGCATGCCCAAATTATCAAACCCAAGCCCATTTTTATTTTGtacatttctttctctttcctcgAGCTGCAGAGGCTGAATTTGTACAAATATCACACTAGTTAACTGGAGCCCACATCTCAGTTGGATACAGAGGCCTCAGCAGCAACAAGGCTCCACAGCATCTCTGATGGTATCTACACagtcccaaacccatccctgctTGCTTGTATCCTGAAACCTCTATAAAAATCTCTCTAGATCACACACAGCCTCCAGCAGCTGAGATCTACATGTGAAAAATCTTTCCCAATTCTTTCTAAAATCATCCTAGACATTACCTTTCTCCTGGTTCCCTGAGACTGAGTGCTCTATACTTCACACTGTGTCCTCAAGCAAGGCAGTGCAAGGCATTGTTGTGATATTTGCCACAACAAACAATGTCAGTTGGTGCAGTGCTTGTTAAAAAGGATATGAGGCTCCAGAGGAGCATAAAGGATGATGACACtggtgtcatttccttacaggTGATATTTCCAGGGCGGATCCTGAccagtctttttttcctttctgataaAACTCTCCCTCACTTAAGCAGTGCTGTTGCCACAAACACACTCGCAGGATCTGGCCTTTGGCCTCAGTCTAAGGGGTACAATGGGGTGGAAGAGCATCAAACACAGGTGCCAGCAGATTATCCAAAGCTTTGCTGAGATTAAAATCTTGTCTCAATATGACTTATTGCATATTCTCTAAATAGAAATCTCCTTAGTGGTGGCTTTAAAAggtctgcttttttttcctctgagagaAAATAGCAGTTGAACCCCAGGCTGTGCACATAAAAGCTTATGTGTTTGTTCCCTATGGCCATCCAATCTGAACATTTTGCCAACATTTTACACTTCCTGGAAAAGCTACTGCTTCTGTTAGTGTTCCTTTACTGAAGAAAGTTAAAGCAAAAACACTCTTAAAGGGTTATACACAAAAATGGTCCTGATTAATCTCAGAACACGGTTACTTGTTTAAGCAATATCCTGAGAACAAAACAAGAAAGGTTAAATCAATGATCCACAGGGATGGAAAAAGAGATTCAAATAATCATTAAATCTTATTACGTAATGCGGCTTTGTTTTTACCTCTTGGAATGAGTTCACACCTGGATCTGTGCTTTAAGTGCTCCACAGTGAGCTGGGCACGATGGAGAATCATTTCCCATCACAGAACAGTGTACctcccacagctgaaactcttgctAAGCACTGTAAGTGTATATGAGGATATTCTGAGTTATACACATCACCGCATTGTAAGGGATTGCCTTCCTCTGCCGTTCCTGTCATCGCTCCCCTTTTACCCCCTGACAGTCGCTGTCAGCTCACAGCATTGTGTGAATGCCTAGGAGTGTGTGTCACCACCTGTGGCTGCTTCTCAGAGATGCTCCTGGGACATTAACCATCCCAGCTATGGGTGTGACTATCCCAAAACTACACTGACATGATGTTCTTCTCTGTTTCTTGAGGAGATGTCTCAACCTCTAATCCACAAAGGACAGGATAAGCATTAGATAGGACACTGTGTTTTCCCTCTTTCACTGCAAAGATTCACAGAAAAGATGCTATCTTGTCATCAAAAAAAGCACTTTTGTTCTTATATCACTTCCTGCAGAGTGTGGTTTTATTGCCCTTCATTGTCTGGAGGAAATCTTAAAATTCACCTACAGGAggtatgtacatatatatgtatatacatacctATATATTTCAGCCCTAGGGCTGAAACCAAGCACAACCTAGACATAAATAAACTGCAGTCATGTCCCAAGGGCTTTCAAAGGCAAATGTCCACGAGGACCAAAAATATgtccaaaccccaaaatatttTATTGTAAGTTCTTGTGCAAAATTAACTTTCTGTGATATTTCAGGAGGGAAGATGCAAGCCTTGTTGAGGTGCTCAGTGTCAGAGAACTGATGGCTGCGACTCTAAGTGACTGTGGGAGAAGTGTGGACAAGGAATGGTCTCCACACTGTAGCCTGTCAGGGATCCTTTGGAAAAAGACTGGCTGTAGTGGAGTTCTGGCATGGGCAGGCAGTGATGCAACAGTTAAGGATGTTCTGGCTGGAGTAATCTTGCAGAGAGGCATCCTTAATGCTGAGCTTTAGCCCAAAGCTCTGGGTGGGACTGTTTCTGGGGTGCTGGGACTGAAGCTGTGTGCCACAATGCACAATAACTTCTCTCATGTACCAGGTAGATCTTTCCTGTTAATTTGTGATGACTCGTGCCTAGGAAAACATTTCTCTTTGCAAATCATCATCTGATCCCAGAGATGTATGCCCAGTGTGTCCTAAAATCCTGTAGCTCTCTCATCTTGCTTAGTCCTTCTGTCAGAGATTTTTCTCAGTGCTGAACCTTTGCTTGGTTTATGTGGATTCCCAAGAGAGGAGGAACACACTTGTAAATCACTGTTTTCTCTACAACTGAGCTCCAGTTACATGCCACTATGATAATATAAATATTTACTCATTTTGTCCCTCTTCACCCTCGCAAATGGATAAGAGCATCTGGCCCTTTCTTAGTAGCCTATTGTGAGTTTGCTAGAGCATCCAGTTGTTTATGCTCACTTGAACAAGAGAAATAACCCTGCTCTCCACTGCTTTGCAGAGTGGGGTCACTGCTGAAAGGGGGTGTTAACCTCTCCTTCCAACAGGAGTGGGGAATTCTCACCTGGTCACTCTTCAGGTGTCTTGCAGATATGTAGTTCACAATTTCCCATGTGAAGCAGTGGAGAAGAAATCCAtgatttctgtatttctgtatgttTATCCTCAGACTTCATGCTGTGTTATTTACAGAATCCTTTTGACAACACAAATAACTTAAAAAACCAATGACAAGACAATGGAGAATGAGATCTAGCATTTTTAAAACTGACTTTTAAAAAGCGGTGGAAGCAGAAATACAGAGCATAACATTAAGATGTATTTTCAAAGATCTATTTCAAACTATCATCTGTTGTTCTTCTGTATCCATGTCACCTCTAGGTAGACTGATGCTCTGTAAAACTATCAGTAAAGAGAATGACTACATATTCTTTCCAAAATTATTTTAAGGGTTGCAGTTGTCCAGAATTGAAAGGCAGCTTTCAGTaggttgtttctttttgtttggttttcttttaaacTGAGGGGTTCACAACAGCAAGAATCCCTACTTCTGATAGATTTGTACTTGTAAAATGATTTATTATTGAAAAGGGTTGGCAATTTCAGCTGGTGTCAGGTTTACTCTATCTCAAGTAATTTATAGTCCATTTCCTCTACTGTAGATCCACGGGTAGTTACAAGTTTCTTGGATCACCTTGATTTCCAATTTTCTGTTGCAAGTTTGGGGCAGCTCGTTCAGTGAGCAGACATTGGGAGCTgcgagcaggagggagcagcagcgaGGAGTCAGCCCGGCCAGGGGTGGGCAGCACCGCTGGATTCCCACCCTCGCCTTAGGGGCTGAGGAAACGAGCCCGAGGGGCACAGATCGGTGCGTGCAGCACTCGAGGGCTCAGTAAAGGCCATTGCAGGGCCGGTGCCACCTGTGCAGCTGGGGAAATGTaacagcttgctgctgctcaggaggggaaGGCTCACTCCCTCTGCctactgctctgtttctctcttccCTTTGCTCTTGTTGGTGGGATCTGCTCCATCCCCTGATACAGATCTGGTGTCGTGGGACTCAGCTTAGAAAACTCTTTTGACACTGAACTGGCTACATTGGCTCATAGAAGACCTGACAAACACCCCTTCACAATGCAGGATAAGAAGCAGAAGCACACAGCCAGGAGAgaataaggacagggagagagggggaaaaggagCAGATGGAGACCCTCACTTTTTCTGCTGCAATGTGGTTCTGCGTTGAGCCATCATGACTGGTGGCACTGCACCGTTTTCTGCTCCTTGTTAAACAGTCTGGGATGGATGTGCTGAAAACACCATCACCAGGCTAGATGAACCTTTGATCTGGCCCAGTATGGGACCACATCACATTTACAGTATTTTGtactttttctcatttttagcTTTGTAGGAATGGCAGAAGGGAAGTCCTGCCTGTCCTAGTTTGGGTCTCTGAAAAAATGATCCCTGAGAGGTTTTCAGTGAAGCTGAAGTCTCCCTGGATGGCTTAAGCCCATGCCATCCTACCCATTACATTGTTCATCTGCAACGTGTTTCATTCTCACTCCAAGTTAGCCCCAATGTGTCACCTGTGCTCATCACCCTGAAGAACAGACACACAATCCTGCTTAGTTCTGCATTTGCAGTTTGAAGAGATAGCAGCTTTCATTTATCTGGCCAATAGATTTGTTTTAGTCAGCAACCAAACTAGCAAGAAAATATCCAGCCAAATTCGGAATTCTGTAAAAGGATTCACAGCAATATTTGGGAAGAAACAGACAAGAGTCCACATCAGACTCAGAGAAGAAGGCATTCCGTGTCCATCTCTAGTGGCACAGGACTTCATGCATCAACCATCAGAAGTTGCTTCTAACAGCCTTAGGGCTAACATTTATTTGAGAAAAAAACTAGTATTTTCTATGAATTCCTTTCACAAATGATTGAAATTGTTAAATAGACTTCATGCTAAAGACAACTTAAGCAAGGCTTTACTTTGTTTTGTTTCCAGTTAGAGAAGAGAGaacatattttcatttctttgcaTTGAGATGCAAACTAGAGATGTTATTCTTGACCATTATGGTGAGGTAGTTTACAAGAGACTGAGAACAAGACATACAGACATTAGAATATTAAAGGGAGCATAAAAGAATTGATCAGATATTTTGCTTCCTACAGGCAACAGAGAAGAAATGGAGCACCTGCTGGAAGTTCATTTGTATGTATTACTGCTGTGGTGGAGAGATGGATGACCGTgggggcagagctgtgcagatGAGTGGGAGGAGTGGGG
The sequence above is a segment of the Melospiza melodia melodia isolate bMelMel2 chromosome 8, bMelMel2.pri, whole genome shotgun sequence genome. Coding sequences within it:
- the NEUROD1 gene encoding neurogenic differentiation factor 1 isoform X2 — its product is MTKSYSESGLMGESQPQGPPSWTDECLSSQDEEHEADKKEEDLEGLHAEAEEDSLRNGEEEDEEDDLDEEEEEEEEEEDDDQKPKRRGPKKKKMTKARMERFKLRRMKANARERNRMHGLNAALDNLRKVVPCYSKTQKLSKIETLRLAKNYIWALSEILRSGKSPDLVSFVQTLCKGLSQPTTNLVAGCLQLNPRTFLPEQSQEVPPHVAAAAAGAPFPAHPYPYQSPGLPSPPYGTMDSSHLFHLKPPHAYGAALEPFFESGLAEGASPAFDGPLSPPLSVNGNFSFKHEPAADFDKSYAFSMHYPAAAAAALAAAPAHAAIFPPAASRCEIPVDGLAPYEGHPHHERVLSAQLNAIFHD
- the NEUROD1 gene encoding neurogenic differentiation factor 1 isoform X1 — its product is MQRLTMTKSYSESGLMGESQPQGPPSWTDECLSSQDEEHEADKKEEDLEGLHAEAEEDSLRNGEEEDEEDDLDEEEEEEEEEEDDDQKPKRRGPKKKKMTKARMERFKLRRMKANARERNRMHGLNAALDNLRKVVPCYSKTQKLSKIETLRLAKNYIWALSEILRSGKSPDLVSFVQTLCKGLSQPTTNLVAGCLQLNPRTFLPEQSQEVPPHVAAAAAGAPFPAHPYPYQSPGLPSPPYGTMDSSHLFHLKPPHAYGAALEPFFESGLAEGASPAFDGPLSPPLSVNGNFSFKHEPAADFDKSYAFSMHYPAAAAAALAAAPAHAAIFPPAASRCEIPVDGLAPYEGHPHHERVLSAQLNAIFHD